The Zobellia alginiliquefaciens genome contains a region encoding:
- a CDS encoding prolipoprotein diacylglyceryl transferase family protein, producing MNITLPFEPILFGIKWNIHLILEYLAFFIAFRYYVFLRKRSADSITSANRLSIIIGAIFGALLLSRAVAFLENPVIHSQEEWMALMNNKTIMGGLFGGLLGVELAKVIIGEKQSSGDLFTFPIILGIIIGRVGCFLAGTNEFTYGKKTSFFMGMNLGDGLNRHPVALYEVFFLLLLFILLTKIQRNSKSLESGMLFKFFMISYFTFRFLIEFLKPNTFFTLGLSSIQILCLICLFYYQKTIRQATAYALKKLHLL from the coding sequence ATGAATATAACCCTGCCTTTTGAGCCTATACTTTTCGGTATAAAATGGAACATACACCTAATTCTAGAGTATTTGGCATTTTTTATCGCTTTTAGGTATTATGTCTTTCTACGAAAGCGAAGTGCCGATTCCATTACTTCCGCCAATCGGCTTTCTATAATCATTGGTGCAATTTTTGGTGCTTTACTGCTCTCTAGAGCTGTAGCTTTTTTAGAGAACCCGGTAATTCATTCCCAAGAAGAGTGGATGGCCTTAATGAACAATAAAACTATAATGGGCGGACTTTTTGGAGGCTTGTTGGGTGTAGAGTTAGCAAAGGTGATAATCGGCGAAAAACAGTCTTCAGGAGACCTTTTTACATTTCCAATAATTCTTGGAATCATCATAGGAAGAGTTGGGTGCTTTTTAGCGGGAACAAACGAATTTACTTATGGTAAAAAGACCTCATTTTTTATGGGAATGAATTTAGGCGATGGTCTAAACAGACACCCTGTGGCACTGTATGAAGTGTTTTTTCTATTACTGTTGTTCATTCTTTTAACAAAGATTCAAAGAAATTCAAAGTCTTTAGAGAGCGGAATGCTTTTCAAATTTTTCATGATCTCATACTTTACGTTTCGATTCCTTATTGAGTTCTTGAAACCGAATACCTTTTTTACTTTAGGTTTAAGCAGCATTCAGATATTATGCTTAATTTGTCTTTTCTACTACCAAAAAACCATTCGCCAAGCCACTGCCTATGCCCTCAAAAAACTACACCTATTATGA
- a CDS encoding radical SAM protein yields the protein MPSKNYTYYDFTLSLCPECLRRVDAKIVFENDKVYMLKNCKEHGKSKVLIADDIEYYKNIRNYNKASEYPKTFNTKTHYGCPYDCGLCPDHEQHSCLTVVELTDRCNLTCPTCYASSSPTYGRHRSVEEIKKMLDVIVKNEGEPDVVQLSGGEPTIHPQFFEIMDYAKTLPIRHLMVNTNGIKIAKDFAFAERLATYAPDFEIYLQFDSLDNTVLQTLRGADLAETRLKALEHLNKLNLSTTLVVTLQKGLNDHEMGETIDFAVKQKCVRGVTFQPTQVAGRLENFEVDDNRITLTEVRRKILEQSPIFESDDLIPVPCNPDALVMAYALKVGDEVSPLTRYINPDDLLNEGKNTIIYEQDEALHGKMIELFSTGNSVEKASENLKSIMCCLPEIDAPELGYDNLFRIIIMQFIDAHNFDVRAIKKSCVYIVNKDYKIIPFETMNLFYRDDKVKYLEQLQNEMV from the coding sequence ATGCCCTCAAAAAACTACACCTATTATGATTTTACGCTTAGTCTTTGCCCGGAATGTTTACGACGTGTAGATGCTAAAATCGTTTTTGAGAACGATAAGGTATATATGCTCAAAAACTGTAAAGAGCATGGCAAAAGCAAGGTGCTTATTGCAGATGATATAGAATATTACAAGAATATCAGAAACTACAACAAGGCTTCTGAATACCCAAAGACTTTTAATACCAAAACCCATTATGGTTGCCCTTATGATTGTGGCCTTTGCCCAGATCATGAGCAACATTCCTGCCTAACCGTGGTTGAGCTAACCGATCGGTGCAATCTTACGTGCCCTACGTGTTACGCCTCCTCTTCACCCACCTACGGCAGACATCGTTCTGTAGAGGAAATCAAAAAAATGCTAGATGTAATCGTTAAGAACGAAGGCGAACCCGATGTTGTACAGTTAAGTGGTGGCGAACCTACGATACATCCGCAGTTTTTTGAAATAATGGATTATGCCAAAACATTGCCCATTAGGCATTTAATGGTCAACACCAACGGTATTAAAATTGCCAAAGATTTTGCTTTTGCCGAAAGATTAGCAACGTACGCTCCCGATTTTGAAATATACCTACAGTTCGACTCTTTGGATAATACGGTGCTACAAACACTAAGAGGAGCGGATCTGGCAGAAACCCGTTTAAAAGCATTAGAACACCTTAATAAACTCAACCTTTCCACAACACTTGTGGTCACCTTACAAAAAGGATTGAACGACCACGAAATGGGAGAAACCATAGACTTTGCCGTAAAACAAAAATGTGTTCGAGGGGTAACCTTTCAACCTACTCAAGTTGCCGGTCGTTTAGAAAATTTTGAAGTTGATGACAATAGAATAACCCTAACAGAAGTCCGGAGAAAAATTTTGGAGCAATCACCCATTTTTGAGAGTGATGACCTTATTCCCGTGCCCTGCAATCCTGATGCACTGGTAATGGCCTATGCCCTAAAAGTAGGAGATGAGGTGAGTCCGCTTACGCGATACATTAATCCAGACGATTTATTGAACGAAGGAAAAAACACTATTATCTATGAACAAGACGAGGCATTGCATGGTAAGATGATAGAACTATTCAGCACTGGAAACTCAGTTGAAAAGGCATCGGAAAACCTGAAAAGCATCATGTGCTGTTTGCCGGAAATTGATGCACCAGAACTAGGGTATGACAATCTATTTCGCATTATCATCATGCAATTTATAGACGCTCATAATTTTGATGTCCGTGCTATTAAAAAGTCATGCGTATACATTGTGAACAAAGATTATAAGATTATTCCTTTTGAAACTATGAACTTGTTTTATAGAGATG